The Stackebrandtia nassauensis DSM 44728 genome includes the window TCGCCGACGGCGTGCGCGTCGAACCGTCCGATTTGACCTTCGCGCACCTCAAGGCGTTCGTGGACGACATCGTCACCGTCTCCGAGGACGAGATCGGTGCCGCCGTGGGCATCGTGGCCCGCGAGGCGCGCCTGGTGGCCGAGCCGTCCGGAGCCCTGACCGTGGCGGCGTTCCGGCGCCACGGCGTCGACTTCGGACGGACGGTCGCGGTGATCAGCGGCGGCAACCTGGAGCCGTCGCTGCTGGCCCGGCTGGTCGCCGACGGCGAGTTATCAGTACTCGGCCTTACCGCGCCGCCAGTAACCCATGAAGGCCACCGACTTGCGGTCGACGCCGCGTTCCGACACCAGGTGGCGGCGCAGCGTCTTGATGACGGCGGCCTCACCGGCGAGCCACGCGTACAGGCCGTGGGAGGTCCGGGCCTCGGCGCCGGGCGATTCCCACAGCAGCGTGGTGTCCACGTCGACGTCCTCGACCTCGGTACCACTCGCGGTGTGCGGCAACAACCGCGTCATCACCTCGCGCACCGCCGGGATCAGCTTCGCGCCGTGCTCGGCGCCGTCGCGCGGCAGCACCGCCACCCGCACGCACGCGGGGGTTTCGGGCAGGTCGGCCTCGATCGCGCGGGCGTCGGCGGTCTCGGGGACCTCCAGCAGCACCTGGGTCTCGATGTGACCCGGCAGCCGTTCCACAATGGCGCAGGCGGCGGGCACGGCGGTCTCGTCGCCGACGATCAGCACCCGGTGGGTGGAGTCGGGCGGCTGGAAGTCCATGCCGCCGTGGAAACCGTCGAACTCGCCGTTCGGTCCCAACAGGACGATCTCGTCGCCGGTCTGGATGCGGCGGGCCCACGTCGCCACCGGTCCGTCGCCGCCGGGGGCCTCGGGGTGGATGACGATGTCGACGTCCACTTCGCGCCGCGTCTGCCGCACCGCGCGAACGGTGTAGGTGCGCAGTGGACACTGCTCCTCGACCGGGAGCGCGCGCAGTTTGGTGAACCAGTCGGCTCCGTCGGGAAGCTTCGACAGCCCGCACGCGGGCGCCGGGAGCAGCAGTTTGACGCGGACGTCGAAACCGTTGTCGGCGAAGCGGTCCAGGTCGTCACCGGTGAAGGTGACCCGCAGGAACGACGGGCTGAGCCTTCGCAGCCGCCGCACCGTGACGGGGAAGGTCCGCCAGGAGGGGATCTCGGTTGTCACCGTACTCATACGATTGTCCCTTTCGTACGTGAGCGCCACAGGAGCCAGAGGAAATAGGGGGTGCCGATGATCGCGGTGACCAGTCCGGCGGGTATCTGGGCCGGGGCGATCACGGTGCGGCCGAGGCTGTCGGACAGGCTCACCAACAGCGCGCCCAAGAGGGCCGCGACCGGCAGAACCCGGACGTGTCGGCTGCCGACCAGTGCCCGGGCGGCGTGCGGTGCCACCAGTCCGACGAATCCGATGACGCCGACGGCGGCCACGGCGGTGGCGGCCAGCAGTGCCGCGGCCACCAGCAGCCCCAGCCGGGTGCGTTCCAGCCGGACGCCCAGCACCCGGGGGGTGTCCTCGTCGAGCGCCAGCAGGTCCATCTCGCGGCGGGCGGTGAAGACCAGCGGCGCGATGACGGCCAGCGCCAGGCCGACCGGGACCAGCTGGTCGAGGGTGCGGCCGTAGGTGGTGCCCGACAGCCAGGTCAGCGCCTTGCCGGAGTTCCACGGGTCGGTGTAGACGATGATGAAGGTGACCAGGGCCATCACCCCGGTCGAGACCCCGACGCCGATGAGGATCAGCCGGTCGGAGTTGAGGCCGCCGCGCCAGGCCAGTCCGTACACGAGCGCGAAGGCCAGCAGGGCGCCCAGGATGATGGCGACGGTCATGACGCCGATTCCGGCCGCCGGGTACAGCGAGATCACGATGACGGCGGCCAGTCCGGCGCCGCCGGTGATGCCGAGGATCCCGGGGTCGGCCAGCGGGTTGCGGCCCACCGACTGCACCACGGTTCCCGAGATCGCCAGTGCGGCTCCGCCCAGCAGGGCGGCCAGTACCCGGGGGAACCGCTGGTCGAGCATGTGGGTGAAGCCGGGGCCGGTGTTACCGGTCAGCCAGTTGAGCACGTCGCCGGTGAGGACCCAGGTGTCGCCGCCGAGCATTCCCAGCGTGAATCCGGCGACCACCGCCACCAGCAGTCCGGTGACCAGGACGGTCACGAACACCCGTGAGCGCAGCATCGCGATGCGGGCGGTGGCGGGTTGCCGGGCGCCACCGGCGTCGCGGTGCCGACGTGCCAGCCACACCAGCACGACGGCGCCCAGCACGGAGGTGGCCACGCCGACGGGGATGACGATTCCGGCGGCGGCGCCGAAGATCGCCCGCACCACCACGTCGGCGCCGATCACGATCACGACCCCGGCCAGTCCGGCCATCGGGATCAGCACCCGGTGCCGGGCCAGTCCCGGGGCCAGCCGCGACAGCAGCCGCACCACGACCGGCGCGCACAGGCCCACGAAGCCGACCGGCCCGGCCACGGCGACGGCCGTGGCCGCCAGCAGCACCGCGAGCACGGTGGCGATGACGCGAGTGCGGGTCACCTTGACGCCCAGGACGGTCGCGGTGTCGTCGCCGAGGGTCAGGATGTCGAGCTTGGGCGCGAGGAACAGGCAGGCCAGCACCGCCACGCCGATGACGGGGACCGCCTGCCAGAACCCGGCCATGTTGGTCTGCAACAGCGATCCGCTGCCCCACGCGAACAGCCCCACGGTGGTCTGGTCGTTGAGGATGATGAGCAGCATCGTCAGCGAGTGGAACGCCAACGCGGTCGCGGTTCCGGCGAGGATGAGCCGGGTGGTGCCCGACCCGCCTCCGGCCATCGCCATCACCAGCCCCGCCGCGGCCAGCCCACCCGCGAAGGTCAGCATCCCGGCGGGCAGCATCGGCAGGCTCAGCCCCACCACGGCCGCGAACGTCACCGTCAGGTGCGCACCGGCGTTGACGGCCAGCGTGTCCGGCGAGGCCAAGTGGTTGCGCGCCACCGATTGCAGCACCGCGCCCGAGACCCCCAGGGCGATGCCGACCGCGAGTGCTGCGGCCAGTCGCGGCATCCGGGACGCCACCAGCACCCGCAGCGCCTGCTGGTCCTCGCCGCCGAAGACCAGTCCCAGCAGGTCGGTCGCGTTGACACCCGAGGTGCCCTGGGTGATGTGAACCGCCGCGAGCACCACGATCGCGGCGAGGACGGCGAGAAACAGCGTCGCCACCAGCAGGCGGCGCGGTGGTCTGCCGGAAAGGGTCGCGGCGACCCCGTCTGGGGCCGCCGCGGGGGTCCTCATCGAACTCAAGAGGTGTAGACCTCGACGATCGCGTCGATCATCTGCTCACCGGACTTGGGGCCGCCGAACATCCAGATGCCGTCGGGCAGTTTGTGGGTCTCGCCGTCCTTGACGAACGTCAGTGAGTCCCAGATCTTGTTGCCCTTGAGCTTCTTGGTGAACACGCCGAACTTGCCGGAGTCGTCGTACATGAACTTGAGCTTCTTGTCCTCCAGGTAGGACAGTGCCTCCACGTCGACGGTGTCGAGTCCCCACACCTTGTCGTAGGCGACCTTCTTGGTCCAGGCGTTCTTCAGGCCGAGTCCGGTGGCCACCTCGTCGTACATGGATCCGGTGGAGTGGACCCGGATCGAGATCTTGCCGTCGGCGTCCCAGCCGTCGGCCATCAGGAACGGGGTGTCGGCGGCGTCGCCGAGGGCCTTCTTGCCTTCGGCCAGTTTGGACTCGAAGTCCTCCATGAGCGTGTCGGCCTCGTCGGTCCTGCCGACGGCCTCGGCGATCATGTCCAGGTCGGATTCCATGCGCTTCAGGTTGCCGCTCTTGGCATCGCTGCCCTTGACGACCAGCACCGGCACCGACTTCTCCAGCTGCTTGAGTGTCGAGTCGGGACGGTCGGAGGTGGTGATGACGAGGTCGGGGTTGAGGCCCGAGATCGCGTCCTCGCTGGGCTCGTTGCGGTCGCCGACGTCCTTGACCTTCTTGTCGAGCTTGACGGCGGTGTTCCAGGTGCCGAACTCCTTGGACTGCGCGACACCCACGGGCATGACGCCGAGGCTGACCAGCATCTCGGTCTCGGCCCACTCCAGCGAGACCACCCGGTCGGCGGGAGACTTGAGCTTGACCTCCTTGCCGCGCGCGTCGGTGACGGTGACCGGACCACCCTTGTCGTCCTTTTCGGAGTCGGCACCGGGTTCGGAGGTGCCGCAGGCGGTCAGCAACACGGCGGCGGCCACCATTCCGGCGGCACAGCGAAGCAATCTCATCTCTCTTCTTTCAGGTTGGGGGATCTAACGGGCGGTTGTCTCAGGCCGGGACGCGGCGTCGAGAACTGTGTTTGCCCACCGGGCAGGTGGTCAACTGGCCGGTGTTGGCATCGGTGCCGACCAGCACCTCGATGCCATAGGCGGCGCTGAGGTGCTCCGACGTCAGGACCTCGCGCGGTTCGCCGTCGGCCATGACCCGGCCGTCGCGCAACAGCACCACCCGGTCGGCGATCGCGGCGGCCTGGTTCAGGTCGTGCAGCACCACACCGACGGCGACGTCGTGGTCGTCCGCCAGGTCACGCGCCAAGTCCAGGATCTCGACCTGATACCGCAGGTCCAGATGGTTCGTCGGCTCGTCCAGCAACAGGATCCCGGTCTCCTGGGCCAGGCACGTCGCCAGCCACACCCGCTGCCGCTCCCCGCCCGACAACTCGTCCACGGGCCGCTCGGCCATCGCCGCCACCCCGCAGACCTCCATGGCCCACTCCACCTTCGCCGGCCCGTTGACGTCGCCATCCCGCCACCGCCCCCGATACGGATGCCGCCCGTACCCCACGACATCCCGCACCCGCACCCCACTGGGCGTCGGACGGCTCTGGGCGAGCAGCGTCACACGCTTGGCGAACTCCTTCGCGGACAACGCCAACGCCCCGGTACCGTCGGTGAAGTCCACCGAACCGGCATCGGGGCGGTGCAGCCGGGCCAGGCAACGCAACAGCGTCGACTTCCCACTACCGTTGGGGCCGACCAACGCGGTGACCTCACCCGCGGCCAACGCGATCGCGGCACCCTCCACCACGGTCACCCCGTGATAACTGAGCCGCAAACCGTCACCGCGCATGCCCTCGGGCACGGTCACCTCATCACTCAACCCACTCACAAAGGTTAGGCTAACCTACCTTCCCCGCATGTCAAGTCGGGGTGGGTTGATCTCGACGAGAGTCTCCCCACCCACCCCGGCCACACGAAAGGGCCCCGGCGACGCGTTCGTGGCGGGAACGTCACCGGGGCCGGTTCTGACCTATTTGTTTGACAGGTAGGTCAAGTCGATGGTCTGCGCGTTCTTGGTGTCGACCGCCCCATAGGACTGAGCGACCTTCTCCAGCAGGTTGCCCAGTTGCTGCAACCGCGGTTCGCTGTACATGTACGTCGAGTGGCGCCGGGCCAGCACCGTGTTCAGGTTCGCGTAGAACTCCCCCGAGTCGGCCAGCAACGTCGAGAACGCCGATTTCGGCAGGTGATTCAGCCACGCTGTGATCAGGAACTGGTCGGCGAGCTTCCAGTACTTGCCGTTGTCGCGTACGGCTTTGACCATTCCCAGGAACGGACCGTGATCGATCTTGAACTCCGAACCCGAGTATTGCCAGTACTTCTTGGTCTGGTTCTTCGACCAGTCCGGGTTCACCGCCGTCTTCAGATTGGGCATCGGAACCTGCTGACCGTCGGGCCCCACGGAGTGTCGCGGGTCGTCGTTCGTGACGGTCGGAAGGCCGTCGATGTGCTGAAGGTCAACGGCCTTGTCGATGAGGTCCTTGACCTTGACATTCGCTGCCTCCTTCGCCCCCCAACCCGCGATGAGCCCCGAGATGACCGAGGAGAGACCACCGACCTTGGCTTTGACCTTGGCCTTGGCCGCCTCCTTGGTCCCGGATTCCTCCGACGAGAGATTTCCCATCTCGGCGGAGACCGAGGTGGCCGTTTCCGCCGCGATCTTGATCAGCTCGATTCTCAGGTTGTCGAGCGCCGACGCGTAGTCCGAAATGGAATCAGCGATAGTGGCGGCGTCCTCTTTCAAGGTCTGCACCGCGGGCATCAGCTGCTGGTCCTTGTAGTCGAAGAACGACTGCGCACCGCTGCCCTTCCATTCGCTGCGGAAGTTGACTCCGGCGATTCCCTCCTTGAGCCGCGTCTCGGACTCCTCGATGTTTCCTTTCACGTTCGCCAGGATCATCCGGGCTCCGGCACGCAGCGAGGTCGGATCCCCGAACATGTTCGTCATCTTCTTGAAGGACTTGTTCGCCGAACCACTGATGGTGCCCAGCAACATCGCTCCAATACCACCGCCATCGGCCTTTCGAGCGGCGTCCATTGTCGTGGAATACGAGTCGGAGAGTTGCGGGTGAATGTCGTTCATGTCATCTGTCCTGAATTCTGAGAAGACTGTTTCTGGGATGGGATCAAGGTTCAGTCGCCGAACACTCGACGCAATATCTCGTCGGCTGTCACGGAATGCCGCAACCGGTCACCGACCTTGTCGCCGTCCATTTCCAACCCGTTGAGGAATTTCTCTCTGGCCACGTTCCCGGCGTTTCGGGCCGAGTTCAAGGTCTGGACCAGTTCTCGACTCAACTGTCGGTGGTCGACATCGTGCGGCACCGCGCGATTGAACTGGATACTGTGGATGTTTCCCACTGAATCACAGGTCATGCGGACGTGATTTCCCGGCGACGTGACCGTGATCTCGGCGGCGGCGAGTTTCTCCTCGAACTCTCGGATCTTCCGGGAGTTCTCCGCGATCTCGGCCACTACCGCTTCCTCGGCGCTGGTCATGTCTCGCCTCCTTGCTTGAGCACGAAACTCTCGTGGAGCCGCTTCGCCGCCGCGTTGGCCTCGGTTCTCGCGTTCCGCCAGGCCTCCAGCACCGCGTCCGCCAGATCCTCCCGGCTCAGAGCCGCGTACCGACGTGCGGAGATCTCAACGTCCTTGACCTCGCCGGTGGCGAAGCTGGTCACCGTCACAAGCCCGTTGGCGTCACGAGCGGTGACGACGTGCTCGTCGAGCTTCCTCAGATAGGCCCTGTCGGCGGCCTCGCTTTCCGCGAGTGCCTGATGTGGATCGACTTCCGCCATGGCGTCGTCTTCGATGTTGACCGTCATTGATCGTTCTCTTTCGTCGCCCTCGAGATGACGCCGCGTCCCGCGTTCGTTCGCGGTGTCCAGTAACCGTTCAAACGCTCGTCATCGCTTCCCGAATCGTCTCGCGGCATGGAAAGCCGGTCGATCGTCGACCGCTCGTCGACCTGAGCGATCTGTGGCGCTTCCATTCCAGCGACGAATCCCGGGTTGTGTTCGACGCCTTTCCAGCTGCCGCCGGTGATCACCGAGGGCACGGTGCGCTGTTCGATTCGCCAGTCATAGTCGCCGCCGGTCGGTACGGTCTCCGTTTCGGATTGTTCCTGCCGTTTCCCGGCCTTGGAGCTGTTCGTGCCAGCCCAGGTCGCCTTCGGTGCCTTGTTGTTGGAGATCACGGATCGGTTCGTCGTACTACCGCCGAAACGCGCTTTGGGAGTCCGCACCGCGCGAACTGTCCGTTGCGGATTCGCGACGACGCCGTTGTTGCCGATCAGAGATCTTCCCGGCATGGGTCGTGGGACGGGGCTTCCCGAGTTCGTCGGTGACACGTTGGATGTGCCCGGCACTCCCATGGGACCGGGACGACCGCCGATGACCGGACGGTTTATGCCGTTGCCACCGGAACGAGGTCCAGCGCCGGTGGGCGCCATTCCGGTCGAGCCCGGACGTGAACCGATCACGGGCTTCACCGTCGACTGTGGCGGTCGGGGACCGCTGGCGGGAGGCTTGCCACCCGGCGTGGTACCGAGTGGGGGTTTGGTGCCGGGCAGGCCGGTGTTGGGGGGTTTGAGGCCGGGGGTGCCGGTCGGGGGTTTGGCTCCCGGGGGCAGGGGGCCCGGTTTGGGTGGGAGCGGGGGTTTGGCGCCCGGCGGGAGGGGTGGTTTGGTGCCGCCCGGGGGAAGCGGGGGTTTGGTGCCGGGGGGTGGCAGCGGTCCGGGTGGGAGGACGGGCGGGGGCGGCGGGGTGCCGGGGGGCGGTGCCGGAACGCCCGGGGGTGGCCCGGCGGGGCCGGGCAGGTGTGGGGACGGGGGCGGGTTCTGAAGTTCGGGGCTGGTGCCGCCGCCGTTGAAGTGGCCGCCGTTGTCGGGGCGGGGGGACGGGCGGCCGTCGGGTGTGGAGCCGCCGGGGCCGGAACCGCCCGGGGAGGTGCCGTTCGGGGAGGTGGTGCCGGGGGCGCTGTCGACGGTGGAGGACGCGCCGCTGATGTCGGGCATCGGCTGGTACTCGTCCGGGGGTTTCATCGTTTCGGCCTTGACCGCGACGCCCGTGACCGCCGTGTCCATCGCCGCGGTCGCGACCACGTCGTACGGCCACCGGATCGACTCCAGTTCCGCTTCGGTCTTGCCCTTGTTCTCCGGTTTGTTCTTCTCGGTCTCCCAGTCCTGGTGGGACTTGACGATCGCGTTCTTGTTGTCCTGCACCAGTTGCGCGACGCCCCGCCAGGCGGTGGAGTTCGTCGCCGCGACGGTGGCGGCCTCGTCGAGTCGCTTGTGGCGCTCCTTCAGCGCCTCCACGTAGGCCCGGCCCGAGTCACTGTCCAGTCCCGACTCGTAGGAGTCGATCTGGTGCTTGAGGCTCATCGCCTGCAGTTTCAGCGCCCCGGCCATCGAGTTCCACTGGTCGGCCTCGGTGAACAGCGGCTGCGCGTCGTCGTTCTTGACCATCTCGTAGGCGGTCTTGATGTCCATGGCTCGTCACTCCGCTCCGGGTCGGGGAGTGGAGTCCTCGGACCGGTTCGGGAGTTTGCCGACCATCTGGTTCAGCAGGTCGCCGTTGCCGTGGTCCTGGCCCAGCAGGGTGTGTTTGAGGAAGGACGTGTTGCGGCTCATGATCGCCAGGTCGTCGGTGACGGCGGCCATGAACTTCTCGGCGTCGCGCATCTTCGTGCGGTGCTTCTCGATGGCGGTCTGCAGCGCCGGGAAGTTCGAGGCGGAGTTCCAGCCGGTGGTGCCGTTGCTCATCGCCTGCCGGATCGGCCCGACCTGGCCGTCGAAGTCGTCGGCGTCCTGGAGGAACCGTCGCGCCAGGTCGTCCATGTTGTCGGGGTCGAGTTGGATCCGTTTGCCGGGTCCGGTACTGCTCGCGGAATGGTCGTTCATGTCCGCTTCTCCAATGTCTGTCCACCGCGTCCGCCCGCCGCGGACGCGTTTGAGCCAAGTGTCGCCAGCCCCACCTAGGCGGCGTCTAGGTTTCGTCTAGGTCTAGGCCCGGGTGGACGGACGGTGGAGTCCGATCTCGTCGTTCGAGCCTAGGATTGCTTGCGGCACAACGGAAAGTGAATGGGAGTTCTCATGCGCTTCGTGGTACTTGGCAACGTCGAGGTCCACGGTGACGACGGGCCGGTGGCCATCGACGCCCACAAACAGCGGCTGCTGTTGGCCGTGCTCCTCAGCCGCGCCGGTCGCCCGATCCCCTCCGACGCGCTGGTCGAGACGCTGTGGCACGGCAACCCGCCCTCGGCGGTGCGCAAGGCGCTGAGCTGGCATGTGCTGAAGTTGCGCGAGGCACTGGGTGACCGGGAGCGGGTACGGTTCCGGTCCGGCGGGTATGTGCTGGCCGCCGAGCCGGACGAGGTGGACGCGCGACGATTCGAGCGGCTGTACCGGGAGGCGCTGGCCGGTGCCGGTTCCGATCCGCGCGCCGCCGCCCGGACGCTGGCGCGGGCGTCGGAGCTGTGGCGCGGGAACAACGCCTACGGCGATCTGGCCGACGTCGGGGAGCTGCGGGACGAGTCGAACCGGCTCAACGAACTGCGGCTGGCCATGCTGGACAAACGGTACGAACTGGAACTGGCGCTGGGGCGGCACGACGAGAGCGTCCCGGCGCTGCGGGCGCTGGTGGCCGAGTACCCGTACACCGAGGTCTTCCGGGCGCACCTGATGCTCGCGCTGTACCGCGGCGGGCGCCGGGCCGAGGCGCTGCGGGTGTACCGCGAGGCGCGTGAGCTGCTGGTCGGTGACCTGGGCTTGGAGCCGGGTGAGCGGTTGCGGCGGCTGCACGAGGACATCCGGGCCTCGGCGGCCTCGCTGGATCTGGGCGCCGACGCGACGGCCGTGGCGGCGGCTCCGATCGCCGAGCTGCCCGCCAACATCTCCACTTTCACCGGACGCGACGGGGAGGTCACCGAGCTGCTGGAGTGGTTGCGGCCCGGCGATCGCGACTCCCCCGTCACCGCGGTGGTGTCGGGCGGCGGCGGGGTCGGCAAGTCGGCGCTCGCGGTGCGGGTGGCGCACCGGCTGGCCGCGCGGTACCCGGACGGGCAGCTGTACCTGAACCTGCACGGCAACACCCCGGACGTGAAGCCGCTGGCGCACGCCGAGGCGCTGTCGCGGGTGCTGCGCTCGCTGTCGGTGGCGCCGCCGCCGGGTGGGCATGACGTGGACGAGTTGGCCGGGCTGTTCCGCACCGCGACGGCGGGGCAGCGGATGCTGTTCCTGTTCGACGACGCCCGCGACGCCGCGCAGCTGCGGCCGCTGTTGCCGTCGGGCAAACACTGTGGCGTCATCGTCACCAGTCGCGATCCACTGTACTCACTGGACGATGTCCGGCACCTGGAGCTGGAACCGTTGGGCCCGGCGGATTCGGCCGCGCTGTTCCGGCGGCTGCTGCCGGGCCGCCGCCTCGCCGACGAACCGGTGGCGGCCGACCGGATCGTGGAGCTGTGCGCGAGTCTGCCGCTGGCGCTGTGCATCGCGGCGGCCCGGATCAACTCGCGACCCCGCTGGCCGCTGGCGGACTTCGCCGAGCGGCTGGCCGACAGCGACCGGCGACTGTCCGAACTGGCCATCGACGACCGGGCGGTACGGGCCAGTTTCGCCACCAGCTACGAGGACCTGGACGCGATGCAGTCACGGCTGTTCCGGCTGTCGAGCCTGCTGGAGTCGCCGGACTTCACCGTCGAGCTGGCCGCCGCCGCGCTGGACTGGCGCGCCGAGGCGACCGAGGAACTGCTGGACGACCTGGTGACCTTCCACCTCGTCGACTCCCCCACCCCGGGCCGCTACCGGATGCACGACCTGATCCGGCTGTACGCGCGCGAACGCGCCGAGACCGACGAACCGGCCGCCGACCGCGACGCCGCGCTGCGCCGGGTGTTCCTCCGGCTCGCCGCGGCCACCCGCTCGGCGCTGCTGGCGGTGCAGCCGCTGGCCGAATGGCGCCTGGCCATCGGCCTGGACGAGGACGCGACCGGACCGTCGTTCGCCGATGCCGCCGAGGCCGAGACGTGGATCGACGCCGAGGCCCAGAACCTCATCGCACTGTCCAAACAGGCTTCCCGGGCACCCGACACCGGCGCGGCGGCGGTCGCGATCGCGGTGCGCACCTTCACCGCCCTCATGCCCCGGGGACACTGGCGCGAGTCGGTGGCGATCGCCGAGGTGGCCGTCGCGGCGGCCCGCACGGCGGGTGACCCCTATGGACTCGCGGTCGCACTGCGCGACCTGGGCCAGGCCCAGCGCGCCATGAAGCTGCGGCCCGAGGCGACCACGACCCTCACCGAGGCGCTCAAAGTGTGTCGCGACAACGGCTTCCACGAACGCGTGCCCGGCATCCTGAACTTCCTGGCCGACGTGCACCGGCAGGAGGGCGAGTACGACACCGCGATCGGCCTGCTCCGCGAAGGACTGGCCGCGTGCGACGAGCATGTCGCCGACGAACGCATCGCCATCGAGATCAAGAACGGCCTGCTCACTTCCCTGGGCTTCAACTACGAGCAGACCGGCCAGTTCGACCACGCCGCCGAAGCCCATCGGGAGGCGATCGCCATCAGCCACGGCGACCCGCCCGCCCACGCCATCGCCCTGGGCAACCTCGCCCACGTGCTGCGCCGCCAAGGCGAAGCCACCCAGGCGATCCCGCTGCTGGAGGAAGCCCTGCAACTGCTGAACGACAGCGGCAACTCCCGCACCTTCGCCGCCGCCCACAAGCACTGGGTACTGGCGGACGCCAGCGACGATCTCGCCGACCCCGCGCGGGCTCGCGAGCACTGGAACCTGGCCGCCGAGATCCTCGGCGAACTGAAGCTGATAACCCTGGAGGAGGAAGCCGGAATCCGCTCCGCACCCCGTCCGGAAATGCCGCAGCCCCTACGGTTCTGACCGGCGGACACCATCTGCCCGGTTCGCGGTTCGCGGTTCGCGGGTCGCGGGTCGCGGGTCGCGGGTCGCGGGTCGCGGGTCGCGGGTCGCGGGTCGCGGGTCGCGGGTCGCGGGTCACGGGTCACGGGTCACGGGTCACGGGTCACGGGTCACGGGTCACGGGTCACGGCTCACGGCTCACGGCTCACGGCTCACGGCTCACGGCTCACGGCTCACGGCTCACGGCTCACGGCTCACGGCTCACGGCTCACGGCTAGTCTGGCGCAAGTTCTTCGCCGTCCCGGCCCCGGGCCACCGACCTCCTCCCCACTTTTGACGGTAGTCAGGTTTGGCTTAAGCCAGGCTTGGCCCGGCTGAGCGAGGCTTAAGAAATTCCAGCGGCGGACAAGTCCGCTGTGGTCGGCGGATAAGTCCGCTGTGGTCGGCGGCAGCGCGGCGCGCATCGCTTCGACCGGAGCATCGACGCCGGTGAACAGCCGGAACTGAACCACCGCCTGCCACAGCAGCAGCGACAGTCCACTCACGATCCGGCAACCAGCGGCCTGGGCCAAGCGCGCGAACTCGGTGGGCCACGGGTCGTAGACGACGTCGAACGCCACCGTGTCCGGCTTCCAGTCGATGGCCAGCGCGTCACTCACGCCTTTGGGCATGGTTGACACCACGAGATCGGCGTCCCCGCAACCCTCCGCCGACTCCCACGGGGCGGCCGTCAGTGGCAGGCCGAGCCGCTGGGCCACCGGTTCCAGTTCCGCGACGGCTTCGGGGCGACGGGCGTAGACGGTGACCGACGTGGCCGACAAGCTCGCGGCCGCCCCCAGCGCGGCGCGGGCCGTGCCGCCCGCGCCCAGGATCGCCACCCGGGAGGCGTGTCGCATCCCGACCTCGGCCAGCGCGTCGACCATGCCGGGGGCGTCGGTGTTGTAAGCGACCCGGCCGCCCTCGCCAAACACCAGCGTGTTGGCCGCGCCCAGCGCGGTAGCGGTGTCGTCGGCGGAGTCGGCAAGCGCGAGCGCGCGTTCCTTCAGCGGCATCGTCACCGACAGTCCGGCCCACTCGGGCCCCAGCGAGTCCAGGAACGACGCCAGCGTGTCCTTGCCGCACTCGTGCGCGGTGTACGTCCAGTCGCTCAGCCCCGCCGCCGCGTAACCAGCATTGTGGATCGCCGGTGACAGCGAGTGCGCGATGGGTGAGCCCACCACGGCCGCGCGTCTGGTCACAGGACGCCGTTCTTCCTGGCCTCTTCCACGTTCGCGTCGTGTTCCTCTTTGGTCTCGGC containing:
- a CDS encoding AfsR/SARP family transcriptional regulator, which translates into the protein MGVLMRFVVLGNVEVHGDDGPVAIDAHKQRLLLAVLLSRAGRPIPSDALVETLWHGNPPSAVRKALSWHVLKLREALGDRERVRFRSGGYVLAAEPDEVDARRFERLYREALAGAGSDPRAAARTLARASELWRGNNAYGDLADVGELRDESNRLNELRLAMLDKRYELELALGRHDESVPALRALVAEYPYTEVFRAHLMLALYRGGRRAEALRVYREARELLVGDLGLEPGERLRRLHEDIRASAASLDLGADATAVAAAPIAELPANISTFTGRDGEVTELLEWLRPGDRDSPVTAVVSGGGGVGKSALAVRVAHRLAARYPDGQLYLNLHGNTPDVKPLAHAEALSRVLRSLSVAPPPGGHDVDELAGLFRTATAGQRMLFLFDDARDAAQLRPLLPSGKHCGVIVTSRDPLYSLDDVRHLELEPLGPADSAALFRRLLPGRRLADEPVAADRIVELCASLPLALCIAAARINSRPRWPLADFAERLADSDRRLSELAIDDRAVRASFATSYEDLDAMQSRLFRLSSLLESPDFTVELAAAALDWRAEATEELLDDLVTFHLVDSPTPGRYRMHDLIRLYARERAETDEPAADRDAALRRVFLRLAAATRSALLAVQPLAEWRLAIGLDEDATGPSFADAAEAETWIDAEAQNLIALSKQASRAPDTGAAAVAIAVRTFTALMPRGHWRESVAIAEVAVAAARTAGDPYGLAVALRDLGQAQRAMKLRPEATTTLTEALKVCRDNGFHERVPGILNFLADVHRQEGEYDTAIGLLREGLAACDEHVADERIAIEIKNGLLTSLGFNYEQTGQFDHAAEAHREAIAISHGDPPAHAIALGNLAHVLRRQGEATQAIPLLEEALQLLNDSGNSRTFAAAHKHWVLADASDDLADPARAREHWNLAAEILGELKLITLEEEAGIRSAPRPEMPQPLRF
- a CDS encoding YbaB/EbfC family nucleoid-associated protein, whose amino-acid sequence is MTVNIEDDAMAEVDPHQALAESEAADRAYLRKLDEHVVTARDANGLVTVTSFATGEVKDVEISARRYAALSREDLADAVLEAWRNARTEANAAAKRLHESFVLKQGGET